In the Setaria italica strain Yugu1 chromosome VI, Setaria_italica_v2.0, whole genome shotgun sequence genome, one interval contains:
- the LOC111257629 gene encoding U-box domain-containing protein 33-like, which yields MPNAFVVISFSSFHLGKQPYPTIINLHLTVVAGLEMRTDAAMLFQEKVFVALPEESGESILCWVLEHASSSAEIIIMHVKRRQTGSLNHKVEHYEKCSNDLEEEHKTKHEQDGETAAKELSQSQHAPLDKYLNQCAKLVFKAKILMIEEWNVAEGILELVDRFWIRTLVMGAASDKHHSKEMKVPQSKKAIKLMENAHPFCEIWFVCDQKVIFSRSPSEDLRSVPVFVDADDNFWDIENNLDTEGYLLAQKKDHALVISEQADTAQNAEGTHEKGDTVILEDLHGSGDRVKEKQERLIEAMVPAQANAHREVELLHQQKQEMIIKSEVAELRERSEQLMIERDNAVSKIRTLEGQKKQMMTEWNFATKQVVELRKQKRLVTIERDSALGEMKTYHKKAKQAKTEIKELQEQKERMMTELNFARGKIVELHKQKRQVTTERGNVLGQMNIFQKKTEKAKTEVKELQGEIKRLKTELNCADGEVMELHEQKEQMHSRWDSAIGKCEELCGLMKQMLTELEKVAREVEALRKERHETITKLDHVVLQVAEARRQKVLMMAERDHALEEAKKLMSQLEQIMSERDSTVGDTVQLHEQAAQIIADNTMPSSQFTLVELQRATKDFNVNLKVGQGGFGVVYKGFLRNTTVAIKMLSSTGVQGQSDFKHEVTFMNTVRHPNVVTLVGACPEALALVYEFMPNGSLEGCLERVAGAPALSWQARTRIITEICSALSFLHKNTPYGIVHGDIKPANILLDGNLASKLCDFGTSRHLIHSDTAGSGMLCTSHPWGTPGYMDPEFHTTGVLTTRSDTYSFGVTILCVLTARSPLNLVRVVRDALERGDLRSVMDTSAGDWPIAQAKRLVRLALKCTEMTSDNRPDMAGEVWTVVKRLADEANGAAPTGQHGVGTSVQLNGQKLGIGMENPVYPCKCLSGIKIHSVAEAFKR from the exons ATGCCCAATGCCTTCGTCGTCATCTCCTTCTCCTCGTTCCACTTAGGGAAGCAGCCGTACCCAACTATAATTAACCTTCATCTTACAGTCGTCGCAGGCCTGGAGATGCGAACGGATGCCGCCATGCTGTTCCAGGAGAAGGTATTCGTGGCGCTGCCCGAAGAATCTGGGGAGTCCATCCTGTGCTGGGTTCTTGAGCATGCGTCCAGCAGCGCCGAGATCATCATCATGCACGTCAAGCGGAGGCAAACAG GATCACTAAACCATAAAGTGGAACATTATGAGAAATGTTCTAATGATTTAGAAGAAGAGCACAAGACAAAACATGAGCAAGATGGAGAGACCGCTGCAAAGGAACTTTCACAGTCACAGCATGCACCCTTGGACAAGTATTTGAATCAATGTGCAAAATTGGTG ttcaaGGCCAAAATCTTAATGATTGAGGAGTGGAACGTTGCTGAAGGAATTTTAGAACTAGTTGATAGATTTTGGATCAGAACCCTTGTCATGGGTGCAGCCTCAGACAAGCACCATTCCAA GGAAATGAAAGTTCCACAGTCTAAGAAAGCTATTAAATTGATGGAAAATGCTCATCCATTTTGTGAGATATGGTTTGTTTGTGATCAGAAGGTGATCTTCAGTAG GAGCCCAAGTGAAGATTTGAGGTCAGTGCCAGTCTTTGTTGATGCAGATGATAATTTCTGGGACATAGAAAACAATCTGGATACAGAGGGTTACCTACTGGCGCAGAAAAAGGATCATGCTCTGGTGATTTCGGAGCAAGCTGATACGGCACAAAATGCGGAGGGAACACATGAAAAAGGAGACACAGTAATACTAGAAGACCTACATGGTTCAGGTGATAGGGTGAAGGAAAAACAAGAAAGACTAATTGAGGCGATGGTGCCTGCTCAAGCAAATGCCCATAGAGAAGTCGAGTTACTGCACCAACAAAAGCAGGAGATGATTATCAAGAGTGAAGTGGCCGAACTACGTGAGAGGAGCGAGCAACTCATGATTGAACGGGATAATGCAGTGAGCAAGATTAGAACTCTCGAAGGACAAAAAAAACAGATGATGACCGAATGGAATTTTGCAACAAAACAGGTTGTAGAGCTACGAAAGCAGAAAAGGCTGGTAACAATCGAACGAGACAGTGCATTAGGAGAAATGAAGACATATCACAAGAAAGCAAAACAAGCGAAGACAGAAATCAAGGAACTACAGGAACAAAAGGAACGGATGATGACTGAATTGAACTTTGCACGTGGAAAAATAGTGGAGCTACATAAACAGAAAAGGCAGGTAACAACTGAACGGGGAAATGTATTAGGACAAATGAACATATTTCAGAAGAAAACAGAAAAGGCTAAGACAGAAGTCAAAGAGCTCCAGGGAGAAATTAAGCGGCTGAAGACTGAATTGAACTGTGCAGATGGAGAGGTGATGGAGCTACATGAGCAGAAAGAGCAAATGCATTCCAGATGGGATTCTGCAATAGGAAAATGCGAGGAACTTTGTGGACTAATGAAACAAATGCTAACTGAGCTGGAGAAGGTAGCCAGAGAGGTTGAGGCGCTTCGCAAAGAAAGGCACGAGACAATAACTAAATTGGACCATGTAGTCCTACAGGTAGCAGAGGCACGAAGACAAAAGGTGCTTATGATGGCTGAGCGAGACCATGCATTAGAGGAGGCCAAGAAACTAATGTCACAACTGGAGCAGATCATGTCAGAGCGAGATAGCACAGTTGGAGATACGGTACAACTGCATGAACAAGCAGCACAGATCATTGCTGATAACACCATGCCCAGCTCTCAATTCACTCTTGTGGAGCTCCAGCGTGCCACAAAGGATTTCAATGTTAACCTCAAGGTCGGACAAGGCGGATTTGGTGTTGTCTACAAGGGCTTCCTCCGGAACACCACTGTGGCTATAAAGATGTTGAGCTCCACTGGTGTGCAAGGCCAATCAGATTTTAAGCACGAA GTCACTTTTATGAATACGGTGAGACACCCAAATGTTGTGACCCTTGTGGGTGCGTGCCCAGAAGCCCTGGCCCTTGTGTACGAGTTCATGCCAAATGGTAGCCTTGAGGGCTGCCTGGAGCGCGTGGCCGGAGCACCAGCTCTGTCATGGCAGGCTAGGACACGCATCATCACCGAGATCTGTTCTGCGCTCTCGTTCCTGCACAAGAACACACCCTATGGCATCGTGCATGGCGACATCAAGCCTGCAAACATACTCCTGGACGGTAATCTAGCGAGCAAGCTATGTGACTTTGGCACATCCCGGCACCTCATCCATTCAGACACTGCAGGCAGTGGCATGCTCTGCACCAGCCACCCCTGGGGCACACCGGGATACATGGACCCGGAATTCCACACCACCGGAGTGCTCACAACGCGGTCAGACACCTACTCCTTCGGGGTCACCATCCTGTGCGTGCTCACCGCCAGATCCCCATTGAACCTTGTGAGGGTGGTCCGAGATGCGTTGGAGAGGGGTGACTTGAGATCAGTGATGGACACATCCGCTGGGGACTGGCCCATCGCACAGGCCAAGCGGTTGGTGCGTCTTGCGCTGAAATGCACTGAGATGACAAGCGATAATCGCCCTGACATGGCCGGAGAGGTGTGGACCGTTGTTAAGCGCTTGGCTGATGAGGCAAATGGTGCGGCTCCAACAGGGCAGCATGGCGTTGGCACATCGGTTCAATTAAATGGGCAGAAGCTTGGTATTGGGATGGAGAACCCGGTGTATCCGTGCAAGTGCCTGTCTGGGATCAAAATTCATAGTGTGGCAGAAGCATTCAAGAGGTGA
- the LOC101769519 gene encoding ankyrin repeat-containing protein At2g01680-like, with protein sequence MASAACNESPSPSMGSNAPAGATDDEAKALAAKCRCECQPPPRDLRNKEEEDARTGLVAIEWIMHPRLLAAASNGKWGELNFLLNREDAQAQDSSMHDQLEECSFTDLAPQGANIDVEEGSHLPAPPLPSAASMLDGVTFLEKDSLLHVVAANGDGDNFLKCAKVIYSKAKHLLLEQNRMGDTPLHCAARGGNSNMVSLLIQLARGDNAVERLLRMENDKKETALHEAVRICDNPLVKVLLKADSKLATFPKQGTSPLYLAVLLEQDAIAQTLHDMSEDNNISYSGPSGQNALHAAVLRRPGLATKLLEWNNSLTTKKDENGSTPLHFVILGERSIPFQFFRERPRRRRLVKELFQANRGALFVPNVNGLFPIHVAASVDDEASITMFVDKCPRCAGLRDITGRTFLHVAVEKRSDRVLKYALQTKSLAWILNIQDHGGNTALHLAVQAEDLFIFLRLFENPRVHLSLTNAQGQTPLDIADTKVPTGLLYFQNPEVQILQALRIFGGTHGASCLHHHLGKNYEGIHQGPKIVCEKEELENIKETTESLCIGSVLIATVAFGAAFALPGGYRQDDGTPTLAGRYTFHAFVMANTFAFVFSAMATVGLMYSGSPVFNTRIRKWHSTHAYLLMEISVTCLVAAFALAGFLVLGSVAHKTALAICFISPSVVLYNNAGTLWNVIRLATSVYKRNGLHHLSFLVHAGMGVGYTPFLALLPIPFIFVWAAYGRDHSISPAPGPAH encoded by the exons ATGGCATCCGCCGCTTGCAACGAGTCTCCTAGCCCGTCCATGGGGTCAAATGCTCCGGCAGGGGCCACTGATGATGAGGCCAAAGCATTGGCAGCCAAATGCCGATGCGAATgccagccgccgccaagggaTCTGCGgaacaaggaagaagaagatgctaGGACGGGGTTGGTGGCCATTGAGTGGATCATGCACCCACGGCTGCTAGCAGCGGCATCCAATGGTAAATGGGGAGAACTAAATTTCCTTCTCAACAGGGAAGATGCGCAAGCCCAAGATAGCTCGATGCATGACCAGCTAGAGGAATGTAGCTTCACCGACCTGGCCCCCCAGGGAGCTAATATTGATGTCGAAGAAGGCTCCCACCTGCCAGCACCACCACTGCCGTCGGCAGCGTCGATGCTGGACGGCGTCACCTTCTTGGAGAAAGACTCTCTGTTACATGTGGTGGCTGCCAATGGGGATGGCGACAACTTCTTGAAGTGTGCCAAGGTCATCTACAGCAAAGCCAAGCACCTGCTGCTTGAGCAAAATAGAATGGGTGACACGCCCTTGCATTGTGCTGCCAGGGGTGGGAATTCCAACATGGTCTCGCTGCTTATTCAGCTAGCAAGAGGTGACAACGCAGTTGAGAGGTTACTTCGGATGGAGAATGACAAGAAGGAGACGGCTTTGCATGAGGCCGTCCGTATTTGTGATAATCCTCTCGTGAAGGTGCTACTGAAGGCCGACTCCAAATTGGCTACGTTTCCTAAACAAGGCACATCGCCGCTATACTTGGCTGTCCTGCTTGAGCAGGACGCCATTGCTCAAACACTGCATGATATGAGCGAAGATAACAATATCTCCTACTCTGGACCAAGTGGGCAAAATGCCTTGCACGCTGCGGTTCTTCGACGTCCAG GTCTTGCGACGAAGCTGTTGGAATGGAACAACTCTCTCACCACGAAAAAGGATGAAAACGGGAGCACTCCTCTCCACTTTGTCATACTCGGAGAAAGGAGCATTCCTTTCCAGTTTTTCAGAGAAAGACCGAGAAGGAGACGGCTGGTTAAAGAATTATTCCAAGCTAACCGAGGTGCACTTTTCGTGCCGAACGTCAACGGATTATTCCCCATCCATGTTGCTGCCTCCGTAGACGATGAAGCGTCCATCACCATGTTTGTTGACAAGTGTCCCAGGTGCGCTGGTTTGAGGGACATCACGGGAAGGACATTCCTGCATGTCGCTGTTGAGAAAAGGAGTGACAGGGTACTCAAATACGCTTTGCAAACTAAGTCGCTAGCTTGGATTTTGAACATCCAAGACCATGGAGGCAATACTGCACTGCACCTGGCTGTCCAGGCTGAGGATCTTTTCATCTTCCTCCGTCTGTTTGAGAATCCGCGAGTACACTTGAGTTTGACAAATGCCCAAGGGCAAACTCCTCTGGACATAGCCGACACCAAGGTTCCCACAGGTCTGTTGTATTTTCAG AACCCCGAAGTACAGATATTGCAGGCACTCCGTATTTTTGGCGGTACTCATGGTGCTTCTTGCTTGCATCATCACCTTGGGAAAAACTATGAAGGCATTCATCAAGGACCAAAAATCGTCTGCGAGAAGGAGGAGTTGGAGAATATAAAAGAGACAACCGAAAGTCTATGTATTGGCTCAGTTCTAATAGCGACTGTGGCGTTCGGCGCAGCTTTTGCCCTGCCTGGGGGCTACAGACAAGATGATGGGACGCCGACCCTTGCTGGGAGGTATACTTTTCATGCATTCGTGATGGCCAACACATTTGCCTTCGTTTTCTCCGCGATGGCTACTGTTGGTCTCATGTATTCTGGTTCTCCTGTCTTCAACACAAGGATCCGCAAATGGCATTCGACCCATGCGTATTTACTCATGGAGATTTCAGTCACATGCTTGGTTGCTGCCTTCGCTCTTGCTGGGTTTTTGGTGCTGGGTTCAGTTGCTCATAAGACAGCCCTTGCGATTTGCTTCATCAGCCCCTCTGTAGTGCTATACAACAATGCAGGAACTTTGTGGAACGTTATTCGTCTTGCAACCTCAGTTTATAAGAGAAACGGCCTCCACCATTTGTCATTCCTAGTTCACGCAGGTATGGGGGTGGGGTACACTCCGTTCCTCGCACTTCTGCCTATCCCGTTCATTTTTGTTTGGGCCGCATATGGAAGGGACCATTCTATTTCACCGGCACCAGGTCCAGCGCACTGA
- the LOC101768833 gene encoding NAC domain-containing protein 21/22, producing the protein MSSISMMEARMPPGFRFHPRDDELVLDYLLHRLSGRVHGGAAIVDVDLNKCEPWDLPEAACVGGKEWYFFNQRDRKYATGQRTNRATVSGYWKATGKDRAVVAGAGGEAAALVGMRKTLVFYRGRAPKGRKTEWVMHEFRLEPPAAPPPPPLVGRDLPAPARYQRLKEDWVLCRVFYKSRTTTPKLPPEDAQDLTADLPLAPLADTYTAFGAAPTVAEQVSCFSGLPALPFKRPVSLSDLLAFDTSEKVSIGTVMLSSMSGNSSSSGLELPPNCNWNQENVLSQMWNPLGI; encoded by the exons ATGAGCTCGATCAGCATGATGGAGGCAAGAATGCCTCCGGGGTTCAGGTTCCACCCGAGGGACGACGAGCTCGTGCTCGACTACCTCCTCCACAGACTCTCTGGCCGTGTCCACGGCGGCGCTGCCATCGTCGACGTCGACCTCAACAAGTGCGAGCCATGGGACCTTCCAG AGGCGGCCTGCGTGGGAGGAAAGGAGTGGTACTTCTTCAACCAGCGCGACCGCAAGTACGCGACGGGGCAGCGCACCAACCGCGCCACCGTCTCCGGCTACTGGAAGGCCACCGGCAAGGaccgcgccgtcgtcgccggcgccggtggggaAGCCGCGGCTCTGGTGGGGATGCGCAAGACGCTCGTTTTCTACCGGGGCCGCGCCCCCAAGGGGAGGAAGACGGAGTGGGTCATGCACGAGTTCCGCCTGgagccaccggcggcgccgccgccaccgccgttggTAGGACGCGACCTCCCTGCCCCGGCGAGGTACCAACGGCTCAAG GAGGACTGGGTGCTATGCAGGGTGTTCTACAAGAGCAGAACAACCACCCCAAAGCTACCACCTGAAGATGCCCAGGACCTGACGGCTGACCTGCCGCTTGCACCCCTCGCTGACACCTACACCGCCTTCGGTGCTGCCCCAACGGTCGCTGAGCAGGTGTCCTGCTTCTCCGGCCTGCCGGCGCTGCCGTTCAAGAGACCGGTGAGCCTTAGTGACCTGCTGGCCTTTGACACCTCTGAGAAGGTATCCATCGGGACAGTGATGCTGAGCAGCATGTCAGGCAACAGCAGCAGTTCAGGACTGGAGCTGCCTCCAAACTGCAATTGGAACCAGGAAAATGTCCTGTCACAGATGTGGAACCCCCTTGGAATATGA
- the LOC101778051 gene encoding F-box protein SKIP19-like, with the protein MPSRGIGGRGRSRRARRRREEAAAEPRDWADGLGPDLLLEILGRLDHADILMSADRVCWAWRRAAREEPTLWRRVVMRGGGGGLDGISRRLNRCGAACEAVRRGAGLCEAVCVEYAADDGFLIYLSEMAPKLKSLRLICCNDVTEEGFTGAVQELPLLEELELSLCDNVGCSVDCYELVADKCIQLKHFRLSRHDSKVGEAWWQNKDVPAIASMHRLRSLQLFGNTLSSNGLETILDNCPQLESLDIRRCANVKMDGTLLAKCSKIKKIRLPGDSIDDYDLKDRSKVRSPVMRRGNHRVVQPFRGNYHHYFNRDEFFPRLSR; encoded by the exons ATGCCCTCCCGCGGCATCGGCGGTCGCGGGCGCAGCCGCCGTGCACGACGCCgccgcgaggaggcggcggcggagccgaggGACTGGGCCGACGGCCTCGGGCCAGACCTGCTCCTGGAGATCCTTGGCCGGCTCGACCACGCCGACATCCTGATGTCCGCCGACCGCGTGTGCTGGGCCTGGCGCCGCGCTGCGCGGGAGGAGCCCACGCTGTGGCGCCGTGTCGTcatgcgcggcggcggcggcggcctcgacggGATATCGCGCAGGCTCAACCGCTGCGGCGCGGCATGCGAGGCCGTTCGGCGCGGCGCAGGGCTGTGCGAGGCCGTCTGCGTCGAGTACGCCGCCGATGACGGCTTCCTCATCTACCTCAGCGAGAT GGCCCCCAAATTGAAGAGCCTTCGTCTCATTTGTTGCAATGATGTAACAGAGGAAGGATTTACAGGGGCAGTGCAGGAGCTCCCTCTGCTCGAGGAACTCGAGCTATCACTATGCGACAATGTTGGCTGCTCTGTGGATTGTTATGAGCTTGTTGCTGATAAATGCATACAGCTCAAGCACTTCAGACTGAGCAGACATGATTCTAAAGTTGGAGAAGCGTGGTGGCAGAACAAGGATGTGCCCGCGATTGCATCTATGCACCGGTTACGCTCCCTGCAGCTTTTCGGCAATACTCTCTCAAGCAATGGTCTAGAAACCATCTTGGATAACTGTCCCCAACTGGAGTCCCTTGACATACGCCGCTGTGCCAACGTCAAAATGGATGGGACTCTGCTTGCCAAGTGCTCCAAGATCAAGAAAATAAGGCTTCCTGGTGACTCAATTGATGACTATGACCTCAAGGACCGCAGCAAAGTTCGTAGCCCTGTCATGCGACGTGGTAACCATAGGGTAGTACAGCCTTTTAGAGGCAATTATCACCACTACTTTAACCGTGATGAATTTTTCCCGCGCCTTTCAAGATGA
- the LOC101777211 gene encoding putative F-box/LRR-repeat protein 22: protein MPSGASLFPSPPRRRRRRTETPQQPPEERDWAELPRDAVATVLGKLPVDGVLAGPAQVCRSWRHAAAEEPALWRRVEARFGAGLAAARLAVWRSAGRCEAFEAVRVADDRILLYLAAWLSCLKSLCLVSCYSVSSEGFIEAIQGFPLLEKLELSLCKNIYGEAIEAAGKACPHMKRFRLSNDRFYSFEDECINDQEAHGISTMRELRSLQLFANNLTNRGLAAILHSCPHLECLDIRHCFNVELDAALKVKCSRIKTLRLPNDITDDYEFEVKSPIRLNSKRSNFDDDDGDQNTYDPKSYYGDWNTYDPFKSYGEWNTYFLFRDHALAYDPSESDDDVLDDYEMYQIEDEDVDEPIDEPSMRMEEPGEIPEDEEAMMLDYDAILYEQELDEHKPDEDRLQRGDDQKALEEGADVLKSVAVEFHKQVHADE from the exons ATGCCGTCCGGCGCCTCCTTATTCCCgtcccctcctcgccgccgccgccgccgcacggagaccccgcagcagccgccggaggagagggactGGGCGGAGCTGCCGCGGGACGCGGTAGCCACCGTCCTGGGGAAGCTGCCGGTGGACGGCGTCCTGGCGGGGCCCGCCCAGGTGTGCCGCAGCTGGCGCCACGCCGCGGCCGAGGAGCCTGCGCTGTGGCGCCGCGTGGAGGCGCGGTTCGGcgccgggctcgccgccgccaggctCGCCGTCTGGAGAAGCGCGGGGCGGTGCGAGGCGTTCGAAGCGGTGCGCGTCGCCGACGACCGGATCCTCCTCTACCTCGCTGCCTG GTTGTCATGTCTAAAGAGCCTTTGCCTCGTTTCTTGCTACAGTGTGTCCAGTGAAGGATTTATTGAGGCAATACAAGGGTTCCCACTGCTTGAGAAACTCGAGCTTTCACTCTGTAAAAACATTTACGGGGAGGCAATTGAGGCTGCTGGAAAAGCTTGCCCACACATGAAGCGCTTCAGATTGAGCAACGACCGATTCTACTCCTTTGAAGATGAATGCATCAATGATCAGGAAGCCCATGGGATTTCAACTATGCGTGAGCTACGTTCTCTTCAGCTTTTTGCCAACAACCTCACCAACAGAGGTCTGGCAGCCATCCTTCACAGCTGCCCCCACCTGGAGTGTCTCGACATACGGCATTGTTTCAATGTTGAATTGGACGCTGCCCTGAAAGTCAAGTGTTCAAGGATCAAGACACTGAGGCTTCCGAATGACATCACTGATGACTACGAGTTTGAGGTCAAAAGCCCCATTAGGTTGAATTCAAAAAGATCCAactttgatgatgatgatggagacCAGAACACATATGATCCCAAGAGTTATTATGGAGACTGGAACACATACGATCCCTTCAAGAGTTATGGAGAATGGAACACATATTTTCTTTTTCGCGACCATGCCTTAGCATATGATCCCTCCGAGAGTGATGATGATGTCCTGGATGACTATGAAATGTATCAAATTGAGGATGAAGATGTCGATGAACCCATTGATGAACCTTCCATGCGCATGGAGGAGCCCGGAGAAATCCCTGAAGACGAGGAGGCTATGATGTTAGATTACGACGCCATACTCTATGAGCAAGAACTAGACGAACACAAACCTGATGAAGATA GGTTGCAAAGAGGTGATGACCagaaggcgctggaggaggGTGCAGATGTGCTCAAATCAGTGGCTGTGGAGTTCCACAAGCAAGTTCATGCTGATGAATGA